One segment of Pseudophryne corroboree isolate aPseCor3 chromosome 10, aPseCor3.hap2, whole genome shotgun sequence DNA contains the following:
- the LOC134965967 gene encoding pro-adrenomedullin-like, which yields MAQCGCLIVFFLVVTINVCNSHWMDSRDRRMPPPVVSFLEKLRDLSNQRLKRDVRDDYLISTGKESEEDSQIGNSMDNDQTMLSSLLRLREKRYAPSINTRGCHLGTCQVQNLANMLYRLGKNNNKDVSNKDTKDPLGYGRRRRSMMRNKDWTDLSQPILAT from the exons ATGGCTCAGTGTGGTTGCCTTATCGTGTTTTTCCTTGTGGTGACAATCAATGTCTGCAACTCTCACTGGATGGACAGCAGAGACAG GCGTATGCCCCCACCTGTGGTATCCTTCTTAGAGAAACTAAGAGACCTTTCAAACCAGAGACTGAAAAGAGATGTGAGAGACGACTATCTTATATCTACTGGAAAAGAGTCAGAAGAAGATTCACAGATAGGCAATTCCATGGACAATGATCAGACTATGCTTAG TTCCCTGTTGCGCCTGAGAGAAAAACGATATGCTCCTTCCATTAACACACGCGGTTGTCATTTGGGGACCTGCCAGGTACAGAATTTGGCCAACATGCTCTATCGGCTTGGAAAAAATAACAACAAAGACGTGTCCAATAAAGACACTAAGGACCCACTGGGATACGGAAGGAGACGTCGTTCCATGATGCGTAATAAAGACTGGACTGACTTATCTCAACCAATATTGGCCACTTAG